One segment of Rosa chinensis cultivar Old Blush chromosome 6, RchiOBHm-V2, whole genome shotgun sequence DNA contains the following:
- the LOC112172512 gene encoding 7-methyl-GTP pyrophosphatase isoform X1: METNSSPSFKIILGSSSNARRKILAEMGYEFTLMTADIDEKSIRKEKPEELVMVLAQAKADAIISKIQTTHSKEKDAEPEPTIVIAADTLMETSQAEAIRPKLPVDDYVKDAEPTLLITSDQVVVYEGAVREKPSSKEEARQFLKDYSGGHAATVGSVLVTNLKTGFSKGEWDRVEIYFHEIPDEAIEKLIEEGTVLKVAGGLIIEHPLILPFVKEVVGTTDSVMGLPKDITERLLKEAL, translated from the exons ATGGAAACCAATTCTTCTCCTTCGTTCAAG ATAATCTTGGGCTCATCTTCGAATGCTCGCCGGAAAATTTTGGCTGAAATGGGATATGAATTCACACTCATG ACTGCAGACATTGACGAAAAAAGCATCCGAAAGGAGAAACCGGAGGAGTTGGTTATGGTTCTTGCTCAGGCAAAG GCTGATGCAATCATATCAAAAATACAAACTACCCATAGTAAAGAGAAGGATGCTGAACCTGAACCAACAATTGTAATTGCCGCAGATACA CTGATGGAAACTTCTCAGGCAGAAGCCATCCGGCCTAAGCTCCCAGTTGATGACTACGTAAAGGATGCTGAACCAACACTATTAATTACCTCTGATCAA GTGGTAGTCTATGAAGGTGCTGTCAGGGAAAAACCATCCAGCAAGGAAGAAGCACGGCAATTTTTGAAAG ACTATTCTGGAGGACATGCAGCAACAGTGGGATCTGTGCTTGTTACAAACCTTAAAACAGGATTCAGTAAAGGAGAATGGGACCGAGTGGAG ATCTATTTCCATGAAATACCAGATGAAGCCATTGAGAAGCTG ATTGAGGAAGGGACGGTACTCAAAGTTGCCGGGGGTCTGATAATAGAGCATCCTCTGATTCTTCCCTTTGTCAAGGAAGTG GTAGGGACTACTGATAGTGTGATGGGACTTCCAAAAGACATAACGGAGAGACTTCTTAAAGAAGCTCTGTAG
- the LOC112172512 gene encoding 7-methyl-GTP pyrophosphatase isoform X3 produces the protein METNSSPSFKIILGSSSNARRKILAEMGYEFTLMTADIDEKSIRKEKPEELVMVLAQAKADAIISKIQTTHSKEKDAEPEPTIVIAADTVVVYEGAVREKPSSKEEARQFLKDYSGGHAATVGSVLVTNLKTGFSKGEWDRVEIYFHEIPDEAIEKLIEEGTVLKVAGGLIIEHPLILPFVKEVVGTTDSVMGLPKDITERLLKEAL, from the exons ATGGAAACCAATTCTTCTCCTTCGTTCAAG ATAATCTTGGGCTCATCTTCGAATGCTCGCCGGAAAATTTTGGCTGAAATGGGATATGAATTCACACTCATG ACTGCAGACATTGACGAAAAAAGCATCCGAAAGGAGAAACCGGAGGAGTTGGTTATGGTTCTTGCTCAGGCAAAG GCTGATGCAATCATATCAAAAATACAAACTACCCATAGTAAAGAGAAGGATGCTGAACCTGAACCAACAATTGTAATTGCCGCAGATACA GTGGTAGTCTATGAAGGTGCTGTCAGGGAAAAACCATCCAGCAAGGAAGAAGCACGGCAATTTTTGAAAG ACTATTCTGGAGGACATGCAGCAACAGTGGGATCTGTGCTTGTTACAAACCTTAAAACAGGATTCAGTAAAGGAGAATGGGACCGAGTGGAG ATCTATTTCCATGAAATACCAGATGAAGCCATTGAGAAGCTG ATTGAGGAAGGGACGGTACTCAAAGTTGCCGGGGGTCTGATAATAGAGCATCCTCTGATTCTTCCCTTTGTCAAGGAAGTG GTAGGGACTACTGATAGTGTGATGGGACTTCCAAAAGACATAACGGAGAGACTTCTTAAAGAAGCTCTGTAG
- the LOC112172512 gene encoding 7-methyl-GTP pyrophosphatase isoform X4 — translation METNSSPSFKIILGSSSNARRKILAEMGYEFTLMTADIDEKSIRKEKPEELVMVLAQAKAEAIRPKLPVDDYVKDAEPTLLITSDQVVVYEGAVREKPSSKEEARQFLKDYSGGHAATVGSVLVTNLKTGFSKGEWDRVEIYFHEIPDEAIEKLIEEGTVLKVAGGLIIEHPLILPFVKEVVGTTDSVMGLPKDITERLLKEAL, via the exons ATGGAAACCAATTCTTCTCCTTCGTTCAAG ATAATCTTGGGCTCATCTTCGAATGCTCGCCGGAAAATTTTGGCTGAAATGGGATATGAATTCACACTCATG ACTGCAGACATTGACGAAAAAAGCATCCGAAAGGAGAAACCGGAGGAGTTGGTTATGGTTCTTGCTCAGGCAAAG GCAGAAGCCATCCGGCCTAAGCTCCCAGTTGATGACTACGTAAAGGATGCTGAACCAACACTATTAATTACCTCTGATCAA GTGGTAGTCTATGAAGGTGCTGTCAGGGAAAAACCATCCAGCAAGGAAGAAGCACGGCAATTTTTGAAAG ACTATTCTGGAGGACATGCAGCAACAGTGGGATCTGTGCTTGTTACAAACCTTAAAACAGGATTCAGTAAAGGAGAATGGGACCGAGTGGAG ATCTATTTCCATGAAATACCAGATGAAGCCATTGAGAAGCTG ATTGAGGAAGGGACGGTACTCAAAGTTGCCGGGGGTCTGATAATAGAGCATCCTCTGATTCTTCCCTTTGTCAAGGAAGTG GTAGGGACTACTGATAGTGTGATGGGACTTCCAAAAGACATAACGGAGAGACTTCTTAAAGAAGCTCTGTAG
- the LOC112172512 gene encoding 7-methyl-GTP pyrophosphatase isoform X2, producing METNSSPSFKIILGSSSNARRKILAEMGYEFTLMTADIDEKSIRKEKPEELVMVLAQAKADAIISKIQTTHSKEKDAEPEPTIVIAADTAEAIRPKLPVDDYVKDAEPTLLITSDQVVVYEGAVREKPSSKEEARQFLKDYSGGHAATVGSVLVTNLKTGFSKGEWDRVEIYFHEIPDEAIEKLIEEGTVLKVAGGLIIEHPLILPFVKEVVGTTDSVMGLPKDITERLLKEAL from the exons ATGGAAACCAATTCTTCTCCTTCGTTCAAG ATAATCTTGGGCTCATCTTCGAATGCTCGCCGGAAAATTTTGGCTGAAATGGGATATGAATTCACACTCATG ACTGCAGACATTGACGAAAAAAGCATCCGAAAGGAGAAACCGGAGGAGTTGGTTATGGTTCTTGCTCAGGCAAAG GCTGATGCAATCATATCAAAAATACAAACTACCCATAGTAAAGAGAAGGATGCTGAACCTGAACCAACAATTGTAATTGCCGCAGATACA GCAGAAGCCATCCGGCCTAAGCTCCCAGTTGATGACTACGTAAAGGATGCTGAACCAACACTATTAATTACCTCTGATCAA GTGGTAGTCTATGAAGGTGCTGTCAGGGAAAAACCATCCAGCAAGGAAGAAGCACGGCAATTTTTGAAAG ACTATTCTGGAGGACATGCAGCAACAGTGGGATCTGTGCTTGTTACAAACCTTAAAACAGGATTCAGTAAAGGAGAATGGGACCGAGTGGAG ATCTATTTCCATGAAATACCAGATGAAGCCATTGAGAAGCTG ATTGAGGAAGGGACGGTACTCAAAGTTGCCGGGGGTCTGATAATAGAGCATCCTCTGATTCTTCCCTTTGTCAAGGAAGTG GTAGGGACTACTGATAGTGTGATGGGACTTCCAAAAGACATAACGGAGAGACTTCTTAAAGAAGCTCTGTAG